From Abyssibius alkaniclasticus:
GACTGTGCCATGCGCATTCTGGAAGAGCTTGGCATCGAATTCCTGAACGATACGGCGCGCGAGATCCTGCGCAAGGCGGGCTGCACGGTAAACGGCGACAATGTGCGCATAGGGCGCGATTTTGTCATGGCGCATCTGGCCCATGCGCCCGCCGAGTTCACCATAACCCCGCGCAACCCCGACCATGCGATCACGCTTGGCGGCAAGAATATGGTTTTCGTCAACGTCTCCTCGCCCCCCAATGCGATGGATCTGGACCGTGGCCGCCGGGTTGGAGACTTTGAAACCTTCCGCGATTTCATGAAGCTCACGCAATATTTCAACTGCATCCACGTGGCGGGCGGCTATCCGGTCGAGCCGGTGGATATCCACGCCTCGGTGCGGCATTTGCATTGCCTGTATGAAAAGCTGACACTGACCGACAAGGTCGTCCATGCCTATTCGCTTGGCACGGAGCGGGTGGAAGATGTGCTGGAAATGGCGCGGATTGCCTCGGGCCTGCCCGCCGAAGAATTCTTCGCCAAGCCAAGGCTTTACACCAATATCAACTCGTCTTCACCCCTGAAACATGACTGGCCGATGCTCGATGGCGCCATGCGCTTTGCCCGCCGTGGCCAGCCGGTTATCGTGACACCCTTCACGCTGGCAGGGGCGATGGCGCCGGTCACGATGGCCGGGGCCGTGGCGCAATCGGTGGCCGAGGGGCTGGCGGCGATTGTTTTGCTGCAAATCATCAACCCCGGCACGCCAGTGGTGCTGGGCACGTTCACATCGAATGTCGACAT
This genomic window contains:
- a CDS encoding trimethylamine methyltransferase family protein, which translates into the protein MGDRLIRRHGGRAGNARRDSPRTIAQMPWAPPINIDRPTEPLDEGGVAAIHDCAMRILEELGIEFLNDTAREILRKAGCTVNGDNVRIGRDFVMAHLAHAPAEFTITPRNPDHAITLGGKNMVFVNVSSPPNAMDLDRGRRVGDFETFRDFMKLTQYFNCIHVAGGYPVEPVDIHASVRHLHCLYEKLTLTDKVVHAYSLGTERVEDVLEMARIASGLPAEEFFAKPRLYTNINSSSPLKHDWPMLDGAMRFARRGQPVIVTPFTLAGAMAPVTMAGAVAQSVAEGLAAIVLLQIINPGTPVVLGTFTSNVDMRTGAPAFGTPEYMRATQMTGQMARFYGIPLRASNACASNAPDAQAMWESMNSLWSAVQSGVNIVYHAAGWLEGGLIASYEKFVMDCEVLQQIQRYMQPIITDTSASGLAFDAMTEVGSNGHFFGAAHTQERYESAFYAPFLSDWRNFEAWEADGSKDAAQRANGIWKKILAEFQPPPMDEAVREELAAFVARRVAEGGAPTDF